A DNA window from Mucilaginibacter xinganensis contains the following coding sequences:
- a CDS encoding DUF6603 domain-containing protein — MSTEVDITLGLNLEIGSVPVSLSAELATSAAQTVYTFNGCMQTATIDIGSFISMVGSDFGVDVQLPPELNLEAIIDYVAGQVIYTSPTTGAATTELGVSAKFDLVYKNGTDTQDFTFTFYADTIISSPAPATGNPYVVGGSVDTDLKFANLPLVGSIPGFNEYTLKHLGFSYTNTDPQANGKPVNFNIPKVDTSANPLFTRTNAPDARDKSSYAISNQGGQTTFSLAQKGFSFTAGLMKEGSTQPENNFALPMSLPSATPANTPASYYQSGAKVNTSPPSSPIHWINVNKTFGPVSFQKIGLNYSGGEATFGLSAGLAMGGFSLDVQGLAITFPLPLPGMPAGDQLSFSIDGLGMEFQEPGLTIGGAFLKAQAGGFTNYFGEVIVQVGPFGFKAIGGYSPAQNNAPAAFFLYANLDVPLGGLPFLYVTGLAFGFGVNYGLVLPTMETLPTYLLLPNNAPPQGSAQDALTGVITQLVNGSVIINEPGEYWVAAGIQFTSFDMVTAFAMLTFSFGVEMQVALIGSCSIVLPQGDPYPLASIQVNLVASITPSTGQMGIMGALTPASYVFGSFIKLSGGFAFCLWFSGEHRGDFVVTLGGYFPSYTKPAWYPAVPRVQVTANLGPLQFAGSAYLALTPSMFMAGLQLAATFTAGPIKAWFSAGADFMISWAPFMYEADAYVNIGCSINLGLFTLNIHVGADVQIWGTPFGGVAHVDLDVVSFTIGFGSDAVAPAPVTWQNIELNFLPPPTSSTPPQQQQKMMMFAAAPEAAAGDTTTTANVSASVATGLTATNVVSEDGENWDWIVDPSNFVIITSSTVPSNYANWTIAAGTTTALSNDPTQYNLPDVDVSTEPYLQLAAGTVKYSPTQVWNPTLNVKPMKLANVKSHHTITLLKRTDSDSKGQFSDYLTAVSIEPVLGSSNTALWGDPTAAKDANTPALLPATLLGFQIIPLPRNPDTVNNVPLIDLLFTAGEQTDFSYTSAQPDDQFTVTSSFDKSTEDLSITITGGVSQQLTNSDYILSSLIDSQVAGRRNPILDDIAANGFHTYTAAQVTLTIMGTTEALTDWPVVEILGDLTAA, encoded by the coding sequence ATGTCAACAGAAGTAGATATAACGCTCGGCCTGAACCTGGAGATAGGTTCTGTTCCCGTTTCGCTATCGGCAGAACTGGCCACCAGCGCTGCGCAAACGGTATATACCTTTAACGGTTGTATGCAAACAGCGACAATAGATATAGGCTCGTTCATCAGCATGGTTGGTTCGGATTTTGGGGTAGATGTGCAGCTGCCGCCGGAACTTAACCTGGAGGCGATCATTGATTATGTGGCCGGGCAGGTTATTTACACATCGCCAACAACCGGCGCGGCAACAACAGAGCTTGGGGTTTCAGCAAAATTCGACCTGGTTTATAAAAACGGCACCGATACACAGGATTTTACCTTTACGTTTTACGCAGATACCATTATCTCCAGCCCTGCACCTGCAACTGGCAATCCTTATGTTGTGGGCGGATCGGTTGATACCGATTTAAAATTTGCCAACCTGCCGCTGGTGGGCAGCATTCCGGGTTTTAATGAATATACTTTAAAGCATCTTGGTTTTTCCTACACCAACACAGATCCGCAGGCAAACGGCAAACCGGTTAATTTTAACATCCCCAAGGTGGATACATCGGCAAACCCGCTGTTTACCCGCACCAATGCGCCCGATGCAAGAGATAAAAGTAGCTATGCCATCAGCAACCAGGGCGGCCAAACCACGTTTTCGCTGGCGCAAAAGGGATTTTCATTTACAGCAGGGCTAATGAAAGAAGGCTCAACGCAGCCAGAAAACAATTTCGCGCTGCCTATGTCGTTGCCTTCAGCCACGCCCGCCAATACACCTGCCTCCTATTATCAAAGCGGGGCTAAGGTTAATACCAGCCCGCCATCAAGCCCTATCCACTGGATAAACGTTAACAAAACATTTGGCCCCGTAAGTTTTCAAAAAATAGGGTTGAACTATAGCGGCGGCGAAGCCACTTTCGGCCTGTCGGCAGGGCTGGCCATGGGCGGCTTTTCGCTTGATGTGCAGGGCCTTGCCATTACCTTCCCGCTACCGCTGCCGGGTATGCCCGCAGGCGACCAGCTAAGCTTTAGTATTGATGGCCTTGGCATGGAGTTCCAGGAGCCGGGCCTAACCATAGGCGGTGCCTTTTTAAAGGCCCAGGCCGGTGGTTTTACCAACTACTTTGGCGAAGTGATAGTGCAGGTTGGCCCGTTTGGGTTTAAGGCTATCGGGGGATACTCGCCGGCTCAGAACAATGCCCCGGCTGCGTTTTTCCTATATGCAAACCTTGATGTTCCGCTTGGCGGGCTGCCGTTTTTATATGTAACGGGCCTTGCTTTTGGCTTCGGTGTTAATTATGGCCTGGTGTTGCCAACTATGGAAACGCTGCCAACCTATTTATTGCTGCCCAACAACGCGCCTCCCCAGGGTTCGGCACAGGATGCGCTAACAGGCGTTATTACACAATTGGTAAATGGCAGTGTAATTATAAATGAACCCGGTGAATATTGGGTAGCCGCCGGCATCCAGTTCACTTCATTTGATATGGTGACGGCCTTTGCCATGCTCACCTTCTCGTTCGGCGTTGAAATGCAGGTGGCCCTGATTGGCAGCTGCTCTATCGTCCTTCCGCAGGGCGACCCTTACCCTTTAGCCAGCATCCAGGTAAACCTGGTGGCATCTATTACCCCATCTACCGGGCAAATGGGCATTATGGGGGCCCTTACCCCTGCTTCGTATGTATTCGGGTCGTTTATAAAACTAAGCGGCGGATTCGCGTTCTGTTTATGGTTCTCGGGCGAACACCGCGGCGACTTCGTGGTTACCCTGGGTGGTTACTTCCCATCGTACACCAAACCCGCATGGTACCCTGCTGTACCAAGAGTGCAGGTAACTGCTAATCTGGGCCCGCTGCAATTTGCAGGTTCAGCCTATCTTGCGCTTACCCCATCCATGTTTATGGCAGGCTTGCAACTGGCTGCCACTTTTACCGCCGGGCCAATTAAGGCATGGTTTAGCGCCGGGGCCGATTTCATGATCAGCTGGGCGCCGTTCATGTACGAGGCGGATGCCTATGTTAACATTGGCTGTTCAATCAACCTTGGCTTGTTTACGCTGAACATTCATGTAGGGGCCGATGTACAGATCTGGGGCACTCCGTTTGGCGGGGTGGCGCATGTTGACCTTGATGTGGTAAGTTTTACCATCGGCTTCGGATCTGACGCTGTTGCACCGGCACCTGTTACCTGGCAAAACATTGAATTGAACTTCCTGCCGCCGCCAACCAGCTCAACCCCGCCGCAACAGCAGCAAAAGATGATGATGTTTGCCGCTGCGCCTGAGGCTGCAGCCGGGGATACCACAACCACAGCAAACGTAAGCGCATCGGTTGCCACCGGGCTTACCGCAACCAATGTGGTGAGCGAAGACGGGGAAAACTGGGACTGGATTGTTGACCCAAGCAATTTTGTGATTATCACTTCATCAACTGTGCCTTCAAATTATGCAAACTGGACTATTGCAGCAGGCACAACCACCGCACTTAGTAATGACCCAACCCAATACAACCTGCCCGATGTTGACGTAAGCACCGAACCTTATCTGCAGCTTGCTGCCGGAACCGTAAAATATTCGCCCACACAGGTATGGAACCCTACTTTGAACGTGAAGCCGATGAAACTGGCCAACGTAAAATCGCACCATACCATTACGCTGCTTAAACGTACCGATAGTGATAGTAAGGGCCAGTTTAGCGACTACCTTACCGCGGTAAGCATTGAACCTGTACTGGGCAGCAGCAATACCGCCTTATGGGGCGACCCTACAGCAGCCAAGGATGCCAATACGCCTGCGCTGCTGCCTGCCACATTGCTGGGCTTCCAGATCATCCCGCTGCCGCGCAACCCGGATACGGTAAATAATGTACCGCTGATAGACTTATTGTTTACGGCAGGCGAGCAAACCGATTTTAGCTATACCTCGGCGCAGCCCGATGACCAGTTTACCGTTACTTCATCATTTGATAAATCAACAGAAGACCTTTCGATCACAATAACCGGCGGCGTTTCGCAGCAGCTTACCAACAGCGATTATATTCTTTCGTCGCTGATTGACTCGCAGGTGGCAGGCAGGCGCAACCCTATTCTTGATGATATTGCAGCCAACGGCTTCCATACTTACACAGCTGCACAGGTAACCTTAACCATAATGGGAACAACAGAAGCCCTGACAGACTGGCCGGTAGTTGAAATTTTGGGTGACTTAACCGCGGCTTAA
- a CDS encoding exonuclease/endonuclease/phosphatase family protein — protein sequence MKIVSWNLRNISLNKLGNAFSPTFNAYGLGNNVLDYMVGLVMGTNRWNAIPNLSTNPADVFVMIELKTGGSQKGRAVSGNCLPALNAVTAALNTLVGLRYPGNPNPPYQYNYAVPLVIGRNETVGIIFNTVSLALVATNAFRNTTNNNWINPRSPFGAQFRIIANNAVFQVVGLHAPPPKGGAALKYRPPIDYCRLLPTTAPAALANTFFMGDFNCNPGSTYTNGGGAAVSPFTGLAGFTTQIPNGTLSSVRTKVANAYAPPANYLSDAYDNIIYNDPIPVANVHQLVVDTIGGARNMNVVPIVYANLTGVLNAYNKVSDHLPVAMEW from the coding sequence TTGAAAATAGTTTCGTGGAACCTCAGAAACATCAGCCTGAATAAGTTGGGCAACGCATTTTCTCCCACTTTTAATGCCTACGGATTAGGGAATAATGTGCTGGATTATATGGTTGGCCTGGTTATGGGCACAAACCGATGGAACGCCATTCCTAACCTGTCAACCAATCCTGCAGATGTTTTTGTAATGATTGAGCTAAAAACCGGGGGAAGCCAAAAAGGAAGGGCTGTAAGTGGTAACTGCCTGCCCGCATTAAACGCGGTAACTGCTGCGTTAAATACTTTAGTAGGGCTTCGTTATCCGGGCAACCCAAACCCGCCATACCAATATAATTATGCCGTACCCCTGGTGATAGGGCGCAACGAAACCGTCGGTATTATTTTTAATACGGTAAGCCTTGCGTTGGTAGCCACTAATGCGTTTAGAAACACAACCAATAATAACTGGATCAATCCGCGCTCGCCTTTTGGTGCACAGTTTCGCATTATTGCAAACAATGCAGTTTTCCAGGTGGTAGGGCTTCATGCGCCACCACCCAAGGGTGGTGCCGCGCTCAAATACCGCCCGCCAATTGATTATTGCCGCCTGTTACCTACTACTGCGCCTGCGGCCCTGGCGAACACTTTTTTTATGGGCGATTTTAACTGTAACCCGGGTTCAACCTATACAAATGGCGGCGGGGCGGCGGTTTCACCATTTACGGGGCTTGCCGGTTTCACCACGCAAATACCCAATGGTACCCTATCAAGTGTGCGCACCAAAGTGGCAAACGCCTATGCACCGCCTGCTAATTACCTCAGCGATGCCTACGATAACATCATCTACAACGATCCGATTCCGGTTGCAAATGTACATCAGCTGGTTGTGGATACTATTGGTGGTGCCCGGAATATGAATGTAGTCCCTATAGTATATGCAAATCTTACCGGCGTATTAAACGCTTATAACAAGGTAAGCGATCATTTACCTGTTGCAATGGAATGGTAA
- a CDS encoding dicarboxylate/amino acid:cation symporter — translation MNNWIKNYSGMIWLIAGITAGSLAGVIFGKQAEIVKPVGDIFLNLLFVAVIPLVFFALSSAIANLHGTQKLGRIMGIMAATFLVTVLIAALVTIAAVWIFPVHQQVDPAAAKAAYTGSKQLSGDQVTQLFTTGEFFELLSRKNMLAMIIFALLVGFGTLRAGEKGKTFAGFLNAGNEVFKQVFILIMKPAPIGLGAYFAYQVAVFGPSLFGTYAHTLGIGYGVSIFYYLVIFSLYAFIAGGVNGIRRYWKNNIIPSATAVGTCSSIATIPANLDAAKKMGVSSLIAGIAIPLGGTLHKEGSGVSSILKFTVVFAMFGRSFDSPEVILLALGMTVLVSIVEGGIPNGGYVGEILFISAYGFPPEALPPAIIIGTLIDPVATLLNATGDTVAAMMINRFVEGKLVENIDN, via the coding sequence ATGAACAACTGGATTAAAAATTATAGCGGGATGATCTGGCTGATTGCCGGCATTACAGCCGGCAGCTTAGCAGGAGTGATATTTGGCAAACAGGCAGAAATTGTAAAGCCGGTTGGCGATATTTTTTTGAACCTGCTTTTTGTTGCTGTTATTCCGCTGGTTTTCTTTGCACTGTCATCAGCTATTGCAAACCTGCATGGAACGCAAAAGCTGGGCCGTATAATGGGCATAATGGCAGCCACTTTCCTGGTTACGGTGCTCATTGCAGCGCTGGTGACCATTGCTGCGGTTTGGATCTTTCCCGTACACCAGCAGGTTGACCCCGCCGCTGCCAAAGCAGCCTACACCGGAAGCAAGCAACTATCAGGCGATCAGGTTACCCAACTTTTCACCACCGGTGAGTTTTTTGAACTCCTTTCCCGCAAAAACATGCTGGCCATGATAATTTTCGCCCTTCTGGTGGGGTTTGGAACCCTGCGCGCCGGTGAAAAAGGAAAAACATTCGCCGGGTTTTTAAACGCCGGGAACGAGGTTTTTAAACAGGTTTTCATCCTTATTATGAAGCCCGCCCCCATAGGGTTAGGCGCTTATTTTGCCTACCAGGTAGCGGTGTTCGGCCCTTCACTGTTTGGCACCTACGCGCACACCCTGGGTATTGGCTATGGTGTAAGTATTTTTTATTACCTGGTAATTTTCAGCCTTTACGCGTTTATAGCCGGTGGCGTGAACGGGATAAGGCGCTATTGGAAAAACAACATTATCCCGTCGGCAACGGCTGTGGGCACCTGCAGCAGTATTGCCACTATCCCGGCCAATCTGGATGCTGCGAAAAAAATGGGCGTTTCCAGTCTTATTGCGGGCATTGCTATTCCGCTGGGGGGCACCTTACATAAAGAGGGTTCAGGCGTATCATCCATTTTAAAATTCACAGTGGTGTTTGCCATGTTTGGCAGGAGCTTTGATAGCCCGGAAGTAATTTTACTGGCACTGGGCATGACTGTGCTGGTAAGCATTGTGGAAGGCGGCATCCCTAATGGTGGTTACGTTGGTGAAATATTGTTTATATCCGCTTACGGTTTTCCACCCGAAGCGCTGCCCCCAGCAATAATTATCGGCACATTAATTGATCCGGTTGCCACATTGCTTAATGCTACCGGCGATACCGTTGCGGCTATGATGATCAATAGGTTTGTTGAAGGAAAGCTCGTTGAAAACATAGACAATTAA
- a CDS encoding NUDIX hydrolase — protein MLTKKELEAYCEDARENYLPHISIDCVVFGFHEGLLKVLILKVKNGGEHYLPGGFLLKTEPIETAANRILKERTGLDEIFLKQFHVFGDPERSKQHFETYKDMLPVEENWFTNRFLTIGYYALVDFFDVTPAPDQFSETCLWCDLNDLPELQLDHALILKTALDTLRLQLNYQPIGYNLMPKEFTMPELQKLYETILDKKLDRRNFQRRMLAFGILTRLEKPRKGGAHKAPYLYAFDLENYKAALTEGFNGGW, from the coding sequence ATGTTAACCAAAAAAGAACTTGAAGCGTATTGCGAAGACGCAAGGGAGAACTATCTGCCCCATATTTCTATTGATTGTGTAGTGTTTGGATTTCATGAAGGGTTATTGAAAGTTTTAATATTAAAGGTAAAAAACGGTGGTGAACACTATTTGCCGGGCGGGTTTTTACTTAAAACTGAACCTATTGAAACGGCAGCTAACCGCATATTGAAAGAGCGCACCGGCCTTGACGAGATTTTTTTAAAGCAGTTTCATGTGTTTGGTGATCCAGAACGGTCAAAGCAGCATTTTGAAACATACAAAGACATGCTGCCTGTTGAAGAAAACTGGTTCACCAACCGCTTTTTAACTATTGGGTACTATGCACTGGTCGACTTTTTTGATGTAACTCCTGCCCCCGACCAGTTTTCAGAAACTTGTTTATGGTGCGATTTAAATGATTTGCCGGAATTACAGCTGGATCACGCGTTGATCCTTAAAACTGCTTTAGATACTTTGCGCCTGCAGCTTAATTACCAGCCGATAGGCTATAATTTAATGCCAAAGGAATTTACAATGCCCGAACTGCAAAAACTTTATGAAACCATATTGGATAAAAAACTTGACCGCCGAAACTTTCAGCGGCGGATGCTTGCCTTTGGCATATTGACCCGGTTAGAAAAACCCCGTAAAGGCGGTGCGCACAAAGCCCCTTATCTTTATGCTTTCGATCTTGAAAATTATAAGGCGGCTTTAACCGAAGGTTTTAATGGCGGATGGTAA
- the bglX gene encoding beta-glucosidase BglX, translating into MNKFSIVKSAFAAAVLFASVMPIYKASAQTTSGDANMNAFVSKLMGKMTLDEKIGQLNLVVMGNAITGTVISKGVEDKMKRGEIGGIFGLYGTANVSKMQDLAVKQSRLHIPLIFGLDVIHGHRTIFPIPLGVSATWDMGLIQQSAKIAAKEATAEGLNWVFSPMVDIARDPRWGRISEGSGEDPWYGSKVAKAMVKGYQGNNLMDADAVMACVKHFALYGGAEAGREYNTVDMSLIKMYQDYLPPYKAAVDAGAGSFMSSFNTINGMPATVNKWLLTDLLRKQWGFKGFVVSDYTALNEVTNHGLGDLQTVSALALKAGLDMDMVGEGFLTTLKKSLKEGKVTPQEIDLACRRVLEAKYKLGLFKNPAKSINAEKEKQDVFTDDNRKFARQIAEHSFVLLKNQGETLPLKKSGTIALVGPLADNHSEMLGTWVIAGDPNKSVSVAEGIKNVVGENVKVLYAKGANITDDSLLSIRAFALTGPEVKDKRTPQEMIDEAVETAKKADVVVAVVGESANMSGESSSRADIDIPESQKELLKALSKTGKPLVIVLFNGRPLTLTWEDKHASAILDAWAPGTEAGNAIADVLFGNYNPAGKLTATFPRSVGQIPIYYSHKNTGRPFDGTGGAKFKSDYLDISNDPLYPFGYGLSYTTFSYSGVQLDKTNPAGNTTVKATVTVTNTGKYAGEEVVQLYISDPVASISRSVKELKGFQKISLQPGESKVVSFNITTADLKFYNDKLIYDWEPGQFVVQIGTNSANVQSAAVQWLK; encoded by the coding sequence ATGAATAAATTCTCTATAGTAAAATCTGCATTTGCAGCAGCCGTGCTTTTTGCCTCAGTTATGCCAATATATAAGGCATCGGCACAAACAACATCCGGCGATGCAAACATGAATGCGTTTGTTTCTAAACTGATGGGTAAAATGACGCTGGATGAAAAGATCGGTCAGCTTAACCTTGTAGTAATGGGCAATGCGATAACGGGCACGGTTATCAGCAAAGGGGTTGAGGATAAGATGAAAAGGGGCGAAATTGGCGGCATATTTGGTTTATATGGTACTGCAAACGTATCAAAAATGCAAGACCTTGCAGTTAAGCAGTCACGTCTGCATATTCCTTTAATATTCGGGCTGGATGTTATTCACGGGCATCGTACCATATTTCCGATTCCTTTAGGTGTATCAGCTACCTGGGATATGGGCTTAATACAACAGTCGGCAAAAATAGCGGCTAAAGAAGCTACGGCCGAAGGATTGAACTGGGTGTTTTCGCCGATGGTGGATATTGCGCGCGATCCGCGCTGGGGCCGTATTTCAGAGGGCTCGGGCGAAGATCCATGGTATGGCTCGAAGGTTGCCAAAGCAATGGTTAAAGGTTACCAGGGTAATAATTTGATGGATGCCGATGCGGTAATGGCCTGTGTTAAGCATTTTGCCCTTTATGGCGGTGCAGAGGCCGGCCGGGAATATAATACCGTTGATATGAGCCTGATAAAAATGTACCAGGACTACCTGCCGCCCTACAAAGCGGCTGTTGACGCAGGCGCAGGCAGTTTCATGAGTTCGTTTAATACGATAAACGGAATGCCGGCGACAGTTAATAAATGGTTACTTACTGATCTGCTGCGCAAGCAATGGGGCTTTAAAGGTTTTGTGGTTTCTGATTATACCGCGTTAAATGAAGTTACCAATCACGGACTTGGCGACCTGCAAACAGTATCAGCACTGGCACTAAAGGCAGGCCTTGATATGGATATGGTGGGTGAGGGCTTTTTAACCACCCTGAAAAAATCGTTAAAAGAAGGAAAAGTTACACCGCAGGAAATTGACCTGGCTTGCCGCCGCGTGCTGGAAGCAAAATATAAATTGGGTTTATTTAAAAATCCTGCGAAATCAATTAATGCCGAAAAAGAGAAGCAGGATGTTTTTACCGATGATAACCGCAAATTTGCAAGGCAGATAGCTGAGCATTCATTTGTATTGCTGAAAAACCAGGGCGAAACCTTGCCGCTTAAAAAATCAGGAACCATAGCGCTGGTTGGCCCGCTTGCTGATAACCATTCAGAAATGCTGGGTACCTGGGTAATTGCAGGCGATCCGAACAAATCGGTAAGCGTAGCCGAGGGTATAAAAAATGTTGTGGGTGAAAACGTTAAAGTGTTGTACGCTAAAGGGGCAAATATTACGGACGACTCACTTTTAAGCATCCGTGCATTTGCCTTAACCGGCCCCGAAGTAAAAGACAAACGTACGCCGCAGGAAATGATTGACGAAGCCGTTGAAACTGCGAAAAAAGCCGATGTGGTGGTGGCTGTTGTAGGCGAGTCGGCAAATATGTCCGGCGAATCATCAAGCCGTGCCGATATTGATATTCCGGAAAGCCAGAAAGAACTGTTAAAGGCACTTTCAAAAACGGGTAAACCATTGGTAATTGTATTGTTCAACGGCAGGCCGCTAACCTTAACCTGGGAAGATAAACATGCCAGCGCAATACTGGACGCATGGGCACCGGGTACCGAAGCGGGCAATGCCATTGCAGATGTGCTGTTTGGTAACTATAACCCCGCCGGAAAGTTAACAGCAACATTTCCGCGCAGTGTTGGACAGATACCTATATACTACAGCCATAAAAATACCGGCAGGCCTTTTGACGGTACCGGTGGCGCTAAATTTAAATCAGACTACCTTGATATTTCAAACGATCCGCTTTACCCTTTTGGTTACGGATTAAGCTATACTACATTCAGTTATAGCGGCGTACAGCTTGACAAAACCAATCCTGCAGGAAACACAACGGTTAAAGCAACCGTAACAGTTACCAACACCGGCAAATATGCTGGCGAAGAAGTGGTACAGTTGTACATCAGCGATCCGGTGGCCAGCATAAGCCGTTCTGTAAAGGAATTAAAAGGATTTCAGAAGATAAGTTTGCAGCCCGGCGAAAGCAAAGTGGTATCGTTTAACATTACCACTGCCGATCTTAAATTTTACAATGACAAGCTTATTTACGACTGGGAACCGGGCCAGTTTGTTGTTCAAATTGGCACCAATTCAGCCAATGTGCAATCGGCCGCCGTGCAATGGTTAAAATAG